The following proteins are encoded in a genomic region of Maribacter hydrothermalis:
- a CDS encoding SIR2 family NAD-dependent protein deacylase, whose product MKNIAILTGAGISAESGLKTFRDSNGLWEGHDVMTVASPEGFQSNPKLVLDFYNQRRRQLLKVQPNNAHKALVHLEKHFNAHVITQNVDDLHERAGSSKVIHLHGELLKARSTVNKEDIFEWKKDILLGDYCKCGYQIRPHIVWFGEEVPLLDTAINITEQADIIIIIGTSMQVYPAASLINFAKPNTPIYFIDPNPVFTNSRNNHITVISKNAVSGVPTLVASLIDK is encoded by the coding sequence GTGAAAAACATTGCAATTTTAACAGGAGCCGGAATATCCGCAGAAAGCGGATTAAAAACCTTTAGAGATTCTAACGGTCTCTGGGAAGGTCATGATGTTATGACAGTTGCTTCTCCTGAAGGTTTTCAAAGTAATCCTAAATTAGTTTTGGATTTTTACAATCAACGTAGAAGACAATTATTAAAAGTTCAACCAAATAATGCGCATAAAGCCTTAGTTCATTTAGAAAAACACTTTAACGCGCATGTTATAACGCAGAATGTAGATGATTTACATGAACGTGCAGGAAGCTCAAAAGTAATTCATTTACATGGCGAGCTGTTAAAAGCGCGTAGTACCGTTAATAAGGAAGATATTTTTGAATGGAAGAAAGATATCTTATTAGGAGATTATTGCAAGTGCGGTTACCAAATAAGGCCACATATTGTTTGGTTTGGAGAAGAAGTACCCCTATTAGATACAGCCATAAACATAACAGAACAGGCAGATATCATCATTATTATTGGTACGTCTATGCAGGTATACCCAGCTGCAAGTTTAATAAATTTCGCAAAACCTAATACTCCTATTTACTTCATTGATCCAAACCCTGTATTTACTAATTCTAGAAACAATCATATAACAGTAATTTCCAAAAATGCCGTAAGCGGTGTCCCTACTTTGGTTGCTTCCCTAATTGATAAATAA
- a CDS encoding heme-binding domain-containing protein has protein sequence MKVIKKISLLLVIALVAMQFFSPTKNISAGNHTSIFLKETNPSPELKRIFATSCYDCHSNNTTYPWYNNIAPISYWLANHVNEGKEHLNFSEWENYSLDKKDHLLEEIEEEVMNGTMPITDYTFLHSKAKLSKSQINDVVEWAKQTRIIYQLGKQPK, from the coding sequence AAATTAGCCTACTGCTAGTTATCGCTTTGGTAGCTATGCAATTTTTTAGTCCTACAAAAAATATATCTGCAGGTAATCACACTTCTATATTTTTAAAAGAAACAAATCCTTCACCAGAACTAAAAAGAATATTCGCGACTTCATGCTATGATTGCCATAGTAATAATACAACGTACCCATGGTACAATAATATAGCACCTATTTCTTATTGGCTGGCTAATCATGTTAATGAAGGTAAAGAACATTTAAATTTTTCTGAATGGGAAAATTATTCTTTAGATAAAAAAGACCATTTGTTAGAAGAAATAGAAGAAGAAGTGATGAATGGTACTATGCCTATAACGGATTACACATTTTTACATAGCAAAGCCAAGCTTTCAAAAAGTCAGATAAATGATGTGGTTGAATGGGCAAAACAAACCAGAATTATTTATCAATTAGGGAAGCAACCAAAGTAG